The following coding sequences lie in one Hymenobacter tibetensis genomic window:
- a CDS encoding tyrosine-type recombinase/integrase yields MKSEVQPEQQNVPAVAAQQVGATRSINDYAESAARYVTTGQRGAANTQRAYAGDWQRFTLWCQEHGRHSLPADVPTLAAFVTALADAGKKVATIQRHCASISKAHQLARLPTPTDDRQFKELMEGISREKGVRQKQAPAFTLAYFKRALHSIDAARPDGLRDRALLLLGLAGAFRRDELASIDIGHLHFDEDGLVVDLLHSKTNQKGEAEEKAIFFSPDRRSCPVRAVKDWLHLLEQHGRTEGPLFLSFHKGQRLSRRRLSTFSLNEIVQLRLGAQYTAHSLRASFVTIAKLNGADDSEVMNQTKHKTTDMIRRYTRLDNIRQHNAAQKLGL; encoded by the coding sequence ATGAAATCTGAAGTGCAACCCGAACAACAGAACGTACCGGCGGTGGCCGCGCAACAAGTAGGTGCCACGCGCAGCATCAACGACTATGCTGAGTCGGCGGCTCGATACGTAACCACCGGCCAGCGTGGCGCGGCCAACACCCAGCGAGCTTACGCCGGCGATTGGCAGCGCTTTACCTTGTGGTGCCAAGAGCACGGCCGCCACTCACTGCCCGCTGATGTGCCAACATTAGCGGCCTTTGTGACGGCGCTAGCTGATGCCGGTAAGAAGGTGGCCACCATTCAGCGGCACTGCGCCTCCATCAGCAAGGCTCACCAACTGGCTCGCTTGCCTACGCCCACCGATGATCGGCAATTCAAGGAATTGATGGAGGGTATAAGTCGGGAGAAAGGGGTTCGGCAAAAGCAGGCCCCGGCATTCACGCTCGCCTACTTCAAGCGCGCCTTGCACAGCATTGATGCCGCCCGGCCAGACGGCCTGCGCGACCGGGCGCTGCTGCTGCTCGGACTGGCTGGCGCTTTCCGCCGCGACGAGTTAGCCAGCATCGATATCGGCCATTTGCACTTCGACGAGGACGGGCTAGTAGTAGACCTGCTGCACAGCAAAACCAATCAGAAAGGCGAAGCCGAAGAGAAAGCCATTTTCTTTTCGCCGGACCGGCGTAGCTGCCCTGTCCGCGCTGTTAAAGATTGGCTGCACCTATTGGAACAACACGGCCGCACCGAAGGACCACTATTCCTATCCTTCCACAAAGGGCAACGCCTAAGTCGGCGGCGGCTGAGTACATTCAGCCTCAACGAAATTGTGCAGCTGCGCCTCGGCGCGCAATACACGGCGCACTCCTTGCGCGCCTCGTTCGTCACCATTGCCAAGCTCAACGGAGCCGATGATAGTGAGGTGATGAACCAAACCAAGCACAAAACCACCGACATGATTCGCCGCTACACCCGCCTCGATAATATCCGCCAACACAATGCTGCTCAGAAGTTGGGGTTATAA
- a CDS encoding SDR family NAD(P)-dependent oxidoreductase, translating into MKNVLITGANKSIGLETARQLLQQGYYVYLGSRDLQKGQQAVDQLQAEGLQQVEAIQLDVADSASVAAARVALGQKTSVLDVLINNAGISGGMPQPALTTSVDLIKQVFETNIFGVIAVTQAFIDLLQQAVEPRIVNVSTGLASLTLHQDPSWRYYNITGAAYHTSKAALNAYTVMLAQELRATPFKVNAVDPGYTATDFNHHSGPGSVPDAAARVVKAALLGPDGLTGQFFSDDNAPETGISPW; encoded by the coding sequence ATGAAAAACGTTTTGATTACCGGCGCCAATAAAAGCATTGGCCTGGAAACGGCCCGTCAGCTACTCCAGCAAGGTTACTATGTGTACCTAGGCAGCCGCGACTTGCAAAAAGGCCAGCAGGCCGTCGACCAACTGCAGGCGGAAGGCTTACAACAGGTGGAAGCCATTCAGTTGGATGTGGCCGATAGCGCCTCGGTAGCGGCCGCCCGCGTAGCGCTAGGCCAGAAAACCAGCGTGCTCGACGTGCTCATCAACAACGCCGGCATCAGCGGAGGCATGCCGCAACCAGCCCTAACCACCAGCGTGGACTTAATTAAACAGGTCTTCGAAACCAATATTTTTGGCGTAATAGCAGTCACCCAGGCGTTTATCGACCTGCTCCAGCAAGCAGTGGAACCGCGTATTGTGAACGTATCGACGGGCCTGGCCTCTCTGACACTGCACCAAGATCCTTCCTGGCGATACTACAATATCACGGGCGCCGCGTACCACACCTCGAAAGCGGCGCTGAATGCGTACACGGTGATGCTGGCGCAGGAGCTACGCGCTACTCCCTTCAAAGTGAATGCCGTGGACCCAGGATACACGGCCACCGATTTCAACCACCACAGCGGCCCAGGGAGCGTGCCCGATGCAGCTGCGCGCGTGGTGAAAGCAGCTCTGTTGGGGCCAGATGGTTTGACCGGCCAATTTTTCAGTGACGATAACGCGCCGGAAACAGGCATCAGCCCCTGGTAA
- a CDS encoding hybrid sensor histidine kinase/response regulator, with the protein MPPTSARHTATPDAHTRIAELERALQEANERATAAERRLGMLEPAGPGRLVVSAHGTIERINEALCQLLGDTRKPDYWVGQPADPLFAYLQSLVVQPAQYAQWLHTLRATQVPVLGEELLLLDGRTLLQDYVLLPTATGTARSEMFSYRLAASPVTVGPADEIQHHHLLYHLPAAVAVHDLNGVLLSCNQAFALLLQRPVVQLAGCLLSEVLPDDALSQVWPAYLSQFSVANHEAAGQLPVLPREGQPRQLLYQAQRLDPPGQTPYVLLSALDITDRAQNEAELKRGKEKAEASAQAKETFLANLSHEIRTPMNGVLGMARQLTKTELDREQRELLRIIQTSGEHLLSVLNEVLDMTKISAARLELEQVSFDLRESMEEALRPLAVQAMEKGLIFHAAMLLQPEVLPRVVGDAYRLNQVLINLVSNAIKFTSAPGSVTIGGHVLEQTETHLTAGFRVTDTGIGIPPDKLDHIFEDFVQIGADTARRFGGTGLGLGIARALVEQMGGLMLVESQSGYGSSFQFTVTLPKAEGVEAAPNPVLTDTSALRNRRVLVVEDNNINREVVRLLLQGWGVVVDEAEDGPAALRLHAQRRYDVVLMDIQMPGMSGVEATAHLRLHPEPERAQVPVLALTANAFRSDLDRYLNAGINDCLIKPFKEEEFYRKLVALVQAPAVPLYNLAQVHELADGEGAFVERVVRSFLLHMPPTLQQLQAAVAGGQWLQVAKLVHHIKPNLLQFGVANIAQPLQLLLEPPQPGNKAAELRRGAVQQLIQQVTSVLEALPAELPTAS; encoded by the coding sequence ATGCCCCCGACTTCTGCCCGCCATACTGCTACTCCCGACGCTCACACGCGTATTGCAGAGCTGGAGCGCGCCTTGCAGGAAGCTAACGAGCGGGCCACCGCCGCCGAGCGCCGGCTGGGCATGCTGGAGCCGGCCGGGCCAGGGCGGTTGGTCGTCAGCGCCCATGGCACCATCGAGCGGATCAATGAGGCACTGTGCCAGTTGTTGGGTGACACCCGAAAGCCCGACTATTGGGTAGGTCAGCCGGCCGATCCGTTGTTTGCCTATTTGCAAAGCTTGGTGGTCCAGCCTGCTCAGTACGCGCAGTGGCTGCACACGCTACGTGCTACGCAAGTACCCGTGTTGGGCGAAGAGTTGTTGCTGCTGGATGGCCGGACCCTGCTCCAGGACTACGTTCTATTACCGACGGCCACTGGTACAGCTCGTTCAGAAATGTTCAGCTACCGCCTTGCCGCTTCGCCTGTAACCGTCGGCCCGGCCGACGAAATCCAGCACCACCACCTGCTCTACCACCTGCCAGCCGCCGTAGCCGTGCACGATTTGAATGGCGTGTTGCTTTCCTGCAACCAGGCTTTTGCGCTGCTGCTGCAACGGCCGGTTGTGCAGCTGGCGGGCTGCTTGCTAAGTGAAGTGTTGCCTGATGATGCTCTCTCCCAGGTATGGCCTGCCTACCTGTCTCAGTTCAGCGTGGCCAACCACGAGGCTGCCGGGCAATTGCCGGTGTTACCCCGTGAGGGCCAGCCGCGGCAGTTGTTGTACCAAGCGCAGCGCCTCGACCCACCTGGACAAACACCTTACGTACTGCTTAGTGCCCTCGACATCACGGACAGAGCACAGAACGAAGCAGAACTCAAGCGCGGCAAGGAAAAAGCAGAGGCCTCTGCGCAGGCTAAAGAAACGTTTCTGGCCAACCTCAGCCACGAAATTCGTACCCCCATGAACGGGGTGCTGGGCATGGCCCGGCAGCTCACCAAAACCGAACTCGACCGGGAGCAGCGCGAGTTGCTGCGCATCATCCAGACTTCGGGGGAGCATTTGTTGTCGGTGCTCAATGAGGTGCTGGACATGACCAAAATCAGCGCGGCCCGCTTGGAGCTAGAGCAGGTTTCCTTTGACTTGCGGGAGTCGATGGAAGAAGCGCTACGGCCTTTGGCCGTGCAGGCTATGGAGAAAGGCTTGATATTCCATGCGGCCATGCTCCTGCAGCCCGAAGTATTGCCGCGGGTGGTAGGTGACGCGTACCGCCTCAACCAAGTGCTAATCAACCTGGTATCCAACGCCATCAAGTTCACTTCGGCGCCAGGCAGTGTCACCATTGGCGGACACGTACTGGAGCAGACGGAAACGCACCTGACGGCGGGCTTTCGGGTGACGGATACAGGAATCGGCATTCCGCCCGATAAGCTCGACCACATCTTCGAGGACTTCGTGCAAATCGGAGCCGACACAGCTCGGCGCTTTGGCGGCACTGGGCTGGGCCTAGGCATTGCCCGGGCTTTGGTCGAGCAGATGGGCGGCCTTATGCTGGTGGAGAGCCAATCGGGCTACGGCAGTTCGTTTCAGTTCACCGTTACGCTGCCCAAAGCGGAAGGCGTGGAAGCGGCCCCCAATCCGGTGCTCACTGATACTAGTGCCTTGCGCAACCGCCGGGTGCTCGTTGTGGAAGACAACAACATCAACCGTGAGGTAGTACGCCTGTTGCTGCAAGGCTGGGGCGTGGTGGTAGACGAGGCGGAAGATGGCCCGGCAGCGCTACGCCTACACGCCCAACGCCGCTACGATGTGGTGCTCATGGACATTCAGATGCCGGGCATGAGCGGTGTGGAAGCTACTGCACATCTGCGCTTGCACCCCGAGCCGGAGCGGGCTCAGGTACCCGTATTAGCCCTCACGGCCAATGCCTTCCGCTCTGATCTGGACCGCTACCTCAATGCTGGTATCAATGACTGTCTGATCAAGCCATTCAAGGAAGAAGAGTTTTACCGCAAGCTCGTGGCCCTGGTGCAGGCGCCGGCTGTTCCGCTCTATAATCTGGCCCAAGTCCATGAGCTGGCCGACGGCGAAGGCGCTTTTGTGGAGCGCGTTGTGCGCTCGTTTCTGCTGCACATGCCGCCTACGCTGCAACAATTGCAAGCGGCCGTGGCGGGCGGGCAGTGGCTGCAGGTGGCCAAATTGGTGCATCACATCAAACCCAACTTGTTGCAGTTTGGAGTAGCCAACATTGCGCAACCGTTGCAGCTGTTGCTTGAGCCCCCACAGCCAGGCAACAAGGCTGCGGAACTACGGCGCGGCGCCGTCCAACAGCTTATCCAGCAAGTAACCAGCGTGCTGGAAGCGCTACCAGCCGAGTTGCCAACCGCCTCATAG
- a CDS encoding helix-turn-helix domain-containing protein gives MPLPSLTPAGSLDPHNATTCISQLPAIVPSSPFNVYRREQFSNRKLTFGRRDYYKIALITGSSRYNYATRGVLIDRPALVFSNPLIPYSWEPVSEEQDGYLCLFTEEFLILNDRAASLQDSPLFKLGSDPVYFVTETQYAELDYLFSKILQETNSGYLYQQEVVRNYLNLIIHEALKLRPQATYYQHANAASRIVALFQGLLERQFPIDSPNQGLKLRTPADFARCLSVHVNHLNRAVRARTGKPTSAHIAERIIGEAKALLQHTNWSTAEIAYALGFEYPTYFNNFFKKQTGTTPSALRTLLGQDQTAVPPMV, from the coding sequence ATGCCGCTACCCTCCTTGACGCCCGCTGGCTCACTTGATCCGCATAATGCGACAACTTGTATCAGCCAATTGCCCGCAATTGTTCCTTCAAGCCCCTTCAATGTGTACCGCCGCGAACAGTTCAGCAACCGCAAGCTGACGTTCGGCCGGCGCGATTATTACAAGATTGCCCTTATCACTGGCAGTAGCCGCTACAACTACGCCACACGCGGGGTTCTGATCGACCGGCCCGCATTAGTATTTTCTAATCCGTTGATTCCCTACTCTTGGGAGCCCGTTTCAGAGGAGCAAGATGGCTATCTGTGCCTGTTCACCGAAGAGTTCCTCATCCTCAACGACCGCGCCGCCAGCCTGCAGGATTCGCCGCTATTCAAGCTCGGCAGCGACCCCGTGTACTTTGTAACCGAGACGCAGTATGCCGAATTAGATTACCTGTTCAGCAAGATATTACAGGAAACCAACTCCGGTTACCTCTATCAGCAGGAAGTGGTACGCAACTATCTGAATCTTATCATTCATGAGGCGCTGAAGCTGCGGCCACAAGCCACCTATTACCAGCACGCCAACGCCGCCAGTCGCATTGTGGCTCTGTTTCAGGGGCTGTTGGAGCGGCAGTTTCCCATCGACTCACCCAACCAAGGACTGAAGCTCCGCACCCCCGCCGATTTTGCCCGCTGCCTCTCGGTGCACGTCAACCACTTGAACCGGGCTGTACGGGCGCGTACTGGCAAGCCTACATCGGCACACATTGCGGAGCGCATTATTGGCGAGGCCAAGGCCCTGCTGCAGCATACAAACTGGAGTACTGCTGAAATTGCCTACGCGCTGGGCTTTGAGTATCCGACCTACTTCAACAACTTCTTTAAAAAGCAGACCGGCACTACCCCGTCTGCTCTCCGAACCTTACTCGGCCAAGACCAGACGGCAGTGCCGCCGATGGTTTGA
- a CDS encoding bifunctional YncE family protein/alkaline phosphatase family protein: MSSTRRVCISLLLAAQALAAWAQQPTNNPKASQILLPNGWLLTPAGSSSLPLGDLPLNMQLSRSGQLLAVTNNGQSKQRIQLIDPKAGTLLDQQTIRKSWYGLQFSADGKKLYASGGNDNLIIAYSIVNRKLASADTLRLGQAWPKEKISPTGIALDDARNRLYTVTKEDNSLYVVDLKTKATLKKVSLGHEAYSCVLAPDRRLLYISLWGGDKLAVYDTQTEQLVGEIATESHPNEIILTRSGKVLFVANANDNSVSVIDTKTRKVLEVISTALYPTKLTGSTTNGLALSPDEKTLYIANADNNCLAVFNVAEPGKSSAKGFIPTGWYPTNVKTLGRKILVANGKGFSSLANPAGPQPVKKSDNSGSHTGVAGAPEVQYIGSLFKGTLSFINQPKADQLKAYSAQVYANSPFTKQVAEQAKGEAGNPIPRRVGEKSPIKYVFYIIKENRTYDQILGDMPEGNGDTTLCIFPEKVTPNHHALAREFVLLDNFYVNAEVSADGHNWSMAAYATDYTEKTWPTSYGGRGGTYDYEGTRKIAYPRDGYIWDYCQRAGLSYRSYGEFAGDGKATLKSLEGHIALKSPGFDMDIKDVERTRIWRQDFDSLLARGAVPQFSTIRLGNDHTSGQRKGKFTPTAAVADNDLALGQLVEHLSKSSIWKESVIFVLEDDAQNGPDHVDAHRSPAFVISPYTRRGAVDHTMYSTSGVLRTMELILGLPPMSQYDAAALPLFNCFQAMPNLAPYQVKAAQVNLDARNTAWNKSAERSEHFDFASEDAAPDLDLTEVVWKAIKGEDAVVPAPRRGAFLKLEQKRRDDDDD, encoded by the coding sequence ATGAGTAGTACCCGCCGCGTATGCATTAGCTTGCTGCTAGCCGCCCAGGCCTTGGCCGCCTGGGCACAGCAGCCCACCAACAACCCCAAGGCCAGTCAGATTCTGCTGCCCAACGGCTGGTTGCTGACGCCGGCGGGTAGCTCCTCCTTGCCCCTGGGTGATTTGCCCCTGAACATGCAGCTGTCCCGGTCGGGGCAGCTGTTGGCCGTTACCAACAATGGGCAGAGCAAGCAGCGTATTCAACTCATTGACCCCAAGGCCGGTACCCTACTCGACCAGCAAACCATTCGGAAATCGTGGTACGGCCTGCAATTCAGCGCCGACGGCAAAAAGCTGTACGCTTCCGGCGGCAACGACAACCTTATTATAGCCTACTCCATCGTCAACCGCAAGCTGGCTTCGGCTGATACGCTGCGCTTGGGGCAGGCCTGGCCGAAAGAGAAAATCAGCCCCACCGGCATTGCCCTCGACGATGCCCGCAACCGCCTCTACACCGTCACGAAGGAAGATAACTCGCTGTATGTAGTCGACCTGAAAACCAAGGCTACGCTCAAGAAAGTGTCCCTGGGGCACGAGGCCTACAGCTGCGTGCTCGCCCCAGACCGCCGGTTGCTGTACATCTCCCTCTGGGGCGGCGACAAACTTGCTGTCTACGACACGCAAACCGAGCAGCTGGTCGGGGAAATTGCCACCGAAAGCCACCCCAACGAAATCATCCTGACCCGGAGCGGCAAGGTCCTGTTCGTGGCCAACGCCAACGACAACTCGGTTTCGGTAATTGACACCAAAACCCGCAAAGTGCTGGAGGTGATTTCCACCGCGTTGTACCCCACCAAACTCACGGGCTCAACCACCAATGGGCTGGCCTTATCACCGGACGAGAAAACGCTCTACATCGCCAACGCCGACAACAACTGCCTAGCGGTGTTCAACGTGGCGGAGCCCGGCAAAAGCTCGGCTAAAGGATTCATCCCGACGGGCTGGTACCCCACCAACGTGAAAACGCTGGGCCGGAAAATTCTGGTAGCCAACGGCAAAGGATTTTCCTCCCTGGCTAATCCGGCGGGCCCGCAGCCCGTCAAGAAATCCGACAACAGCGGCTCACATACGGGCGTGGCCGGCGCGCCGGAAGTGCAGTACATCGGGAGCTTATTCAAGGGCACCCTCTCGTTTATCAACCAGCCCAAGGCAGACCAACTGAAAGCGTACTCGGCGCAGGTGTACGCCAACTCGCCTTTCACCAAGCAAGTAGCCGAGCAGGCCAAAGGCGAGGCGGGCAACCCTATTCCGCGGCGGGTCGGCGAGAAGTCGCCCATCAAGTACGTGTTCTATATCATCAAGGAAAACCGAACCTACGACCAGATTCTGGGGGATATGCCTGAGGGCAACGGCGACACGACGCTGTGCATCTTCCCGGAGAAGGTAACGCCCAACCACCACGCCCTGGCCCGGGAGTTTGTGCTGCTCGACAACTTCTACGTGAATGCCGAAGTGAGTGCCGACGGCCACAACTGGAGCATGGCCGCCTACGCCACCGACTACACCGAAAAAACCTGGCCTACCTCCTACGGGGGTCGCGGCGGCACCTACGACTACGAAGGCACCCGCAAAATTGCCTACCCCCGCGACGGTTATATCTGGGACTACTGCCAGCGGGCGGGCCTGAGCTACCGCAGCTACGGCGAGTTTGCCGGCGACGGCAAAGCCACCCTCAAGTCGCTGGAAGGCCACATTGCCCTGAAGTCGCCGGGCTTCGACATGGACATCAAGGACGTGGAGCGCACGCGCATCTGGCGGCAAGACTTCGACTCACTGCTGGCCCGGGGGGCGGTGCCGCAGTTCAGCACCATCCGGCTCGGCAACGACCACACCAGCGGGCAGCGCAAAGGCAAGTTCACGCCCACGGCCGCCGTGGCCGACAACGACCTGGCGCTGGGCCAGCTCGTGGAGCACCTGAGCAAGAGCAGCATCTGGAAGGAATCCGTGATTTTCGTGCTGGAAGACGACGCTCAGAACGGCCCCGACCACGTAGACGCCCACCGTTCGCCGGCCTTTGTGATTAGCCCCTACACCCGGCGCGGCGCCGTGGACCATACCATGTATTCCACGTCGGGGGTGCTGCGCACCATGGAACTGATTCTGGGCTTGCCGCCCATGAGCCAGTATGACGCCGCTGCCCTGCCACTTTTCAACTGCTTTCAAGCCATGCCTAACCTGGCACCCTACCAAGTGAAGGCAGCGCAAGTGAATCTCGACGCCCGCAACACGGCCTGGAACAAAAGCGCGGAACGCTCAGAGCATTTCGATTTTGCTTCCGAAGATGCGGCTCCCGACCTGGATTTAACCGAGGTGGTGTGGAAGGCCATCAAAGGCGAAGATGCCGTAGTACCGGCACCCCGCCGGGGAGCTTTTTTGAAGCTAGAGCAAAAGCGCCGTGACGACGATGACGACTGA
- a CDS encoding GNAT family N-acetyltransferase → MSEIALRIATVADAPALANLANQYTFQQVSEVERENGFLTGSFSAVAMQAMLTSVPSQVAFHNQELVGFIINSKLPAERYPPLVKEICALLPTFFYHQLPLTQYRWFFYGPVLVKKEYRGQGLLLKLFEANKQELRGSFDIGVAFIAEQNNASLQVHTQRLGLEIVGRVVFQGVPYAILAFSLSEDVR, encoded by the coding sequence ATGTCAGAAATTGCTTTGCGAATAGCTACGGTGGCAGATGCACCAGCTCTGGCGAATTTAGCCAACCAGTACACATTTCAGCAGGTAAGTGAGGTGGAACGGGAAAATGGGTTCCTTACGGGCTCCTTTAGCGCAGTGGCCATGCAGGCTATGCTGACTTCGGTACCCAGTCAAGTTGCCTTTCACAACCAAGAACTCGTTGGGTTTATTATCAACTCCAAACTGCCCGCCGAGCGGTACCCTCCGTTGGTAAAAGAAATTTGCGCGCTATTGCCTACGTTCTTTTACCACCAACTTCCGCTGACGCAGTACCGGTGGTTCTTCTACGGTCCGGTACTGGTCAAGAAAGAATACCGGGGCCAAGGGTTGCTGTTGAAATTGTTTGAAGCAAACAAGCAAGAACTTCGTGGCAGTTTCGATATAGGTGTCGCCTTCATTGCAGAACAAAACAACGCTTCCCTACAGGTCCATACCCAACGGCTGGGATTGGAAATTGTAGGCAGAGTTGTATTTCAGGGTGTACCATACGCTATCCTAGCTTTTTCCCTTTCTGAAGACGTGCGGTAG
- a CDS encoding LytR/AlgR family response regulator transcription factor, translating to MEPAAPLACVIIDDNEINRFTLERAVQRHDQLTLAASFPDALEALTYFHAGGEVDVLLLDIEMPHINGLELVKLLPEPKPAVILVTTHASFAVDAFELHVLDYLVKPVNYARFCQAIARVSVPKPPVAPAPAPAISTPVAPNDLSATGTDLFVKTNGKLLRINFEDVLFIEALSTYVVLVTDKYKHIVGGTLKSMEERLPFRHFVRVHRSYIVNLHRVEALEDNLLKLGQHEVPVSRPYQDELIQRLQAL from the coding sequence ATGGAACCTGCTGCTCCCCTTGCCTGCGTTATCATCGACGACAACGAAATCAACCGCTTCACGCTGGAGCGGGCCGTACAGCGCCACGACCAGCTTACGCTAGCGGCTTCTTTCCCCGATGCCTTGGAAGCGCTAACCTACTTTCATGCTGGGGGTGAAGTTGATGTGCTGTTACTCGATATCGAAATGCCACACATCAATGGCCTGGAACTGGTGAAGCTGTTGCCCGAGCCCAAGCCCGCCGTGATTCTGGTTACCACGCACGCCTCGTTTGCCGTGGATGCCTTCGAGCTACATGTCCTCGACTATCTGGTGAAGCCAGTGAATTACGCGCGGTTTTGCCAGGCCATTGCGCGCGTCAGCGTACCGAAGCCACCAGTTGCCCCGGCCCCAGCGCCGGCCATCAGTACCCCCGTTGCGCCCAACGACTTGTCGGCTACCGGCACCGATTTGTTTGTGAAAACGAATGGCAAGCTGCTGCGCATCAACTTCGAAGACGTGCTTTTCATCGAGGCGCTTTCCACGTATGTGGTGCTAGTCACCGATAAGTACAAGCATATTGTGGGGGGCACGCTCAAAAGCATGGAAGAGCGGTTACCTTTCCGTCATTTCGTGCGCGTGCATCGGTCTTACATTGTCAATCTGCACCGGGTGGAGGCGCTAGAAGACAATCTGCTCAAACTGGGTCAGCACGAGGTACCCGTTAGCCGACCCTACCAAGACGAGCTGATTCAGCGCTTGCAGGCCTTATAA